One Phycisphaerae bacterium RAS2 DNA window includes the following coding sequences:
- a CDS encoding ATP-dependent helicase HepA → MSVTQGPDHEKPASTRLQALWWRDNLWFWLCPDARAGAESDRSNPPTDSDIQKALADHFDVSLTSEKPSTDRLRLWLPDDDSIGPEENGASKTVEIVPTEVSAIGYSACAAADLIARGLVKRSAISASVQYWAALTRYGVELLARQRFMPALEDVGDSYRARWLPAICDEAEVAWLERVVATMPQVCRAMVTDEAADVDPVSLVESFLEALIDGLNRRFLQGDEFFSELPGRARREGHWELQFLSALVAPGGAVKGESEEWAGIAERLTTWTAPLLDSAEGASHRVGFELIEPNATSQATAHGDASDGWGLRVNLKSSETGEPLDLASFWRPLSGGRTALRGRAARRWDELRSQLKSAATHFAPIRRMLGMTAPGDATLTTREAHQFLREGVPALVTAEFEVVLPEWARRSDRAIGLFLDLSAPGLAEVVPAAGGATGSGAPALGLGTLVDFNWRIAVGEERLNADEFEKLVSQNAPLVRFRDQWIGVNADEARRALEFVRKQQGGRMSLAQALRLAGGAEDNDLNLPVMGLSGSDWLGKLLAETPEQQVSPLPQPGGFLGELRPYQLRGLAWLDFLDRLGIGSCLADDMGLGKTIQLIALLLHERERLRAAHGGDRSAEPMNGSVGPTLLFAPMSVVGNWEREIARFAPSLRVLVHHGAMRLGGDAFVERALQSDVVITTYGLASRELKDFSRVPWHRVAMDEAQKIKNPSAAQTIALRSIGAAHRVALTGTPLENHLSELWSIMDALNPGMLGTLTRFRARYATPIERNGDVTRAEQLRRFIRPFVLRRLKNDPTVSCDLPEKMEMRVYCNLTPEQAALYEQAVASMLEQVDRATGIRRRGLILSTLTRLKQICNHPLQFLKTTGKLDSRSGKCERLMEMMEEVLDEGDAALVFTQFREMGVILEQMLAQRLNTEVLFLHGGTPMKKRNELIDRFQNEKDPARIFLLSLRAGGFGLNLTRANHVFHFDRWWNPAVEGQATDRAHRIGQTRRVQVHKFVCVGTVEERIDRLLTEKSALAENIVGSGDDWLTSLSTVELREYLTLSDDAVAEAD, encoded by the coding sequence GTGAGCGTGACCCAGGGACCGGACCACGAGAAGCCCGCATCGACCCGCCTCCAGGCGCTGTGGTGGCGCGACAACCTTTGGTTCTGGTTGTGTCCGGACGCCCGCGCGGGGGCCGAATCTGATCGCTCCAATCCGCCGACCGACTCGGACATTCAAAAGGCTCTTGCGGATCATTTCGACGTCTCCCTAACATCGGAAAAACCGAGCACGGACCGCCTGCGACTCTGGTTGCCGGATGACGATTCCATCGGCCCAGAGGAAAACGGCGCATCCAAGACGGTTGAAATCGTTCCGACGGAAGTTTCCGCGATTGGTTATTCCGCTTGTGCGGCAGCGGATTTGATTGCACGCGGTCTCGTTAAGAGGAGCGCGATCAGCGCTTCCGTGCAATACTGGGCGGCCCTGACGCGATACGGGGTTGAGCTTCTGGCGCGGCAGCGTTTCATGCCCGCGCTGGAGGATGTCGGGGACAGCTATCGGGCGCGGTGGTTGCCCGCAATCTGCGACGAAGCCGAAGTGGCGTGGCTGGAGCGCGTCGTTGCGACCATGCCGCAGGTGTGTCGCGCGATGGTCACGGACGAGGCGGCGGACGTCGATCCCGTGTCGCTGGTGGAGTCGTTTCTCGAGGCGTTGATCGATGGGTTGAATCGTCGCTTTCTCCAGGGCGATGAATTCTTCAGTGAGCTGCCGGGCCGCGCGCGGCGCGAGGGGCATTGGGAGCTTCAATTTCTTTCGGCGCTGGTCGCGCCCGGCGGAGCAGTAAAGGGCGAATCCGAAGAGTGGGCGGGCATCGCGGAACGCCTCACGACATGGACCGCTCCGCTGCTGGACTCGGCCGAGGGGGCTTCGCATCGCGTCGGCTTCGAGCTGATTGAGCCGAACGCGACATCTCAAGCGACGGCGCATGGCGATGCATCGGACGGCTGGGGACTGCGGGTCAATTTGAAGTCTTCCGAAACGGGCGAGCCGCTCGACCTTGCGAGTTTCTGGCGACCTTTGTCGGGCGGTCGCACGGCGCTACGCGGCCGAGCCGCGCGGCGATGGGACGAGTTGCGTTCGCAGTTGAAGTCGGCGGCAACGCACTTTGCACCGATTCGCCGCATGCTGGGCATGACAGCCCCGGGAGATGCTACTCTCACGACACGCGAGGCGCACCAGTTTCTTCGCGAGGGCGTGCCGGCGCTGGTGACGGCCGAATTCGAAGTCGTGCTTCCCGAATGGGCCAGACGATCGGATCGCGCGATCGGGCTTTTTCTCGATTTGTCGGCGCCCGGGTTGGCCGAGGTCGTTCCGGCCGCCGGCGGTGCGACCGGCTCTGGTGCTCCGGCGTTGGGTCTGGGCACGCTCGTGGATTTCAACTGGCGCATTGCCGTGGGCGAGGAGCGACTGAACGCCGACGAGTTCGAGAAACTCGTGTCACAAAACGCGCCGCTGGTTCGGTTTCGGGATCAATGGATCGGCGTCAATGCTGACGAGGCGCGCCGCGCCTTGGAGTTTGTCCGCAAGCAGCAGGGCGGGCGCATGTCGTTGGCGCAGGCGCTGCGATTGGCCGGCGGGGCGGAAGACAACGATCTGAATCTGCCGGTGATGGGCTTGTCCGGCAGCGACTGGCTGGGAAAGCTGCTGGCGGAAACGCCCGAGCAGCAGGTGTCGCCGTTGCCGCAACCGGGCGGATTCTTGGGGGAACTTCGGCCGTATCAGCTGCGCGGCCTGGCATGGCTGGATTTTCTGGATCGGCTGGGGATCGGATCGTGTCTGGCTGATGACATGGGTCTGGGCAAGACGATTCAATTGATTGCATTGTTGCTGCATGAACGCGAGCGGTTGCGCGCGGCGCATGGGGGCGATCGGTCGGCAGAGCCGATGAACGGTTCCGTCGGGCCGACGCTGCTGTTCGCGCCGATGTCGGTCGTGGGCAACTGGGAGCGGGAGATCGCGCGATTCGCGCCATCGCTGCGCGTGCTGGTGCACCACGGCGCGATGCGATTGGGGGGAGATGCGTTTGTTGAACGAGCGCTTCAAAGCGACGTGGTCATCACGACGTACGGACTGGCCAGTCGCGAGCTGAAGGACTTCTCTCGCGTGCCGTGGCATCGGGTTGCGATGGACGAGGCGCAGAAGATCAAGAACCCGTCGGCTGCGCAGACGATCGCATTGCGGTCGATTGGAGCGGCTCATCGCGTGGCGCTGACCGGCACGCCGCTGGAGAATCACCTGTCCGAATTGTGGTCGATCATGGACGCATTGAACCCGGGGATGCTCGGCACGCTGACTCGATTTCGCGCGCGCTATGCGACACCGATCGAGCGCAACGGCGACGTCACGCGGGCCGAGCAATTGCGGCGATTCATTCGACCGTTCGTGTTGCGCCGGTTGAAGAATGATCCGACTGTCTCGTGCGATCTGCCCGAAAAGATGGAAATGCGCGTCTATTGCAATCTGACGCCGGAGCAAGCGGCGCTGTATGAGCAGGCCGTCGCGTCGATGCTGGAACAGGTGGATCGGGCGACCGGCATCCGGCGACGCGGGCTGATTCTCTCAACGCTCACGCGGTTGAAACAGATATGCAATCATCCGCTTCAGTTTCTCAAGACGACTGGCAAGCTCGACAGCCGCAGCGGCAAATGCGAGCGGTTGATGGAAATGATGGAGGAAGTGCTGGACGAAGGCGATGCGGCGCTGGTGTTCACGCAGTTTCGCGAGATGGGCGTGATCCTCGAGCAGATGCTGGCGCAGAGGCTGAACACCGAGGTGTTGTTTCTGCACGGCGGCACGCCGATGAAGAAGCGAAACGAGTTGATCGACCGGTTCCAGAATGAAAAAGACCCGGCGAGAATCTTCCTGCTTTCGCTGCGAGCCGGTGGATTCGGTTTGAACCTGACCCGCGCGAACCACGTGTTTCACTTCGATCGATGGTGGAATCCGGCCGTCGAGGGCCAGGCCACGGATCGCGCGCATCGCATTGGCCAGACGCGGCGTGTCCAGGTTCACAAGTTTGTCTGTGTCGGGACGGTCGAAGAGCGCATTGACCGATTGCTAACCGAGAAATCGGCGCTGGCAGAGAACATCGTTGGCAGCGGCGACGACTGGCTCACAAGCCTATCGACGGTCGAGCTGCGCGAGTATCTCACGTTGTCGGACGATGCCGTTGCGGAGGCGGACTGA
- the ywfH gene encoding Bacilysin biosynthesis oxidoreductase YwfH: MDPIDCYRLIGRRAVVCGSTQGIGRACAMQFATLGAAITLVARDETALKRVATELPTGEGQSHDYVVADFDDPPAIAAKVVEHLGRIGPAHILLNNSGGPPSGPIVAADPEAFLRAFNRLVVCNQLLARATLDGMKADGYGRIVNIISTSVKEPIRGLGVSNTIRAAVANWAKTWSVEVAPFGITVNNILPGYTATGRLNELIAAKAKNAAQSIEQVTQEMIDRIPMGRLGRPEEIAAAAGFLVSPAASYVTGTNIVVDGGRTGSL, encoded by the coding sequence ATGGACCCCATCGACTGCTATCGACTCATCGGCCGGCGCGCCGTCGTCTGCGGCAGCACGCAGGGCATCGGCCGCGCCTGTGCGATGCAGTTCGCGACGCTCGGCGCCGCGATCACGCTCGTCGCGCGGGATGAAACCGCCCTCAAACGCGTCGCGACGGAGCTGCCCACGGGCGAGGGGCAATCGCACGATTACGTCGTCGCCGATTTTGATGACCCGCCGGCCATCGCCGCCAAAGTCGTCGAACACCTGGGCCGCATCGGCCCCGCGCACATCCTGTTGAATAACTCCGGCGGCCCGCCCTCCGGGCCGATTGTTGCCGCCGATCCGGAGGCTTTTCTCCGCGCGTTCAACCGGCTCGTCGTCTGCAATCAACTGCTCGCCCGTGCGACACTGGATGGCATGAAGGCCGATGGCTACGGGCGGATCGTGAACATCATATCGACATCCGTAAAAGAACCGATCCGCGGCCTGGGCGTCTCAAACACCATCCGCGCGGCCGTCGCCAACTGGGCCAAGACCTGGTCGGTCGAAGTCGCCCCCTTCGGCATCACCGTCAACAACATCCTCCCCGGCTACACCGCCACGGGACGGCTTAACGAGCTGATCGCGGCGAAAGCGAAAAACGCGGCGCAGTCCATCGAGCAGGTCACGCAGGAGATGATCGATCGCATCCCGATGGGACGGCTGGGGCGGCCGGAGGAGATCGCCGCCGCCGCGGGCTTCCTCGTCTCGCCCGCCGCGTCGTACGTCACCGGCACAAACATCGTCGTCGATGGCGGTCGCACCGGGAGTCTGTGA